The window cAAATTCCCACTTTAATATAGTAACACGGAAGTATAGGTAcgagatttataaaatagtaaaagtatgtataaaaaatgtgtttatatTTAAAACAGTCACAATCCTGAAAAAATCCtgtaattcaaataaataataatgccACCACACATCTATTAAAACAGTTGTGTTTATgcattatatttattaaaatgtatatAAAATTCGAGTTATGGAACAATATTTCAGCAGTAAAGAGTGTTTTCGATCCAATCGGATAAGTTAAAAGTGGCCGCATCTGCGTCAGGTGAAGCAACTTGTTTAAATAACtctgaaaaaatacaacattccgaaattattaaacattttttcactcCTTACCtatcattattttcaatttaacgGCACACATGATGAAATCGTCAAACTCAATTTCGTTGCTTTTATTTCCATATCGATGCATAAGAATATTTAATATGTGGTTATTTAAACTATAACCAGCCGAAGTCAAGGCATTTCTCAGCTCAAAACCAGTCAAAGTGCCAGATTCGTTCACATCGTGTTGTTTAAAAATGCTCTAAAAGTTAACAAATGGCCACTTAAAGTACACACTACAAAAATGATACCTTCCAATGCCTGATGGATTCCCAAAGACgtttaaattcttcaaaattcaatttccCTGTTCTGTCAACATCTAGCATCGCAATCATACTGCGACAAACGTCTTTGGAAAAGCCTCTATTTTGCGTTTCTACAAGTTGTTGGAAATGTgttacaaacattttgttgCTTATGGACCAACAAGTTTACACAAGGCATGCGTTTGCTAAGCACCTACCAAGAGGCGTTTCATTTAGCGCGATGTCTTGAGGAAGAACGTCGGCAAATGGAGTATCTTTACATAATGCTCCGCAAAGAAGACTTAAAATTGCCGTAAACACGTTAGATTCGTTGTTTTGATCGGAACTGGGATGAGTTACTTCAGGGGCAGCCCTGACTCCCTCCAAAGTCTTTGCTACAGGTGGCTCTTCTACAGCGGAAAAGACACTACATAAGCACAAAAGCTCAAGCACTCATTGTTTACGTAACTTATGATTATCATGTGGGTAATTTGTTTGCATTGTGAATGTTGGAAAATGCTATCCAAACGACTTATAAtaattacctttttactaatttaaaactttttagcTGATAAGTTGGTAACAGGTTAAACAATCATCACATTGGCACTTACGTACCTACTTATCGTTAAAAAATCATGGGGAAATAACAATCTGAAAGCGTCgagtattttttccaaaattaatttaaaaatatttttggacttTGCAATGTCTTTACAATGGTGCAAATAATCTCATTTACAaagtttatttgtaatttccagaaatttttttatacaaggtTGTCCAGCTCAGCTCCCATCTTCTGTAgttcagttattattaaaattgcagttttgatattttgtagattttttaatggcaagccattatttttttgtgctgttaaaaataaattgtaaacaccccATTAGTAATTCAGATCAATCAGACATAATTAATAAGTTTGTTAGATCTTGTGCAAgacgaaaatattaataacgtCATCAAGAAAGTatcgtttctattttttattaatttgtaaaactaaagaccggtttatagaagcgtcactaatttaattcgcaattaaatgtatgattaactgatcacgtgaccagaTTGGACAAATATGATTGGTCCATtagcgttgttaacttttaacaacgaattaaattttaaccaagctttctataaaccggctctaaagatgtaaaactgatttttcttggtttttattttttttaacaataatccgtgaaccaaaaaaaaacaaaaactttagAGACATGTAAGAAACTAAAGAGGTATCCTGatgagcacaaaaaaaattatagaatgccactagaaaattattatgttGACGTCATACTCTTTCAGGGACACtgtatattcaaaaatattttcctgaaatacatctacaaaatatcaaaacaaaaatatcaacTTTAGCTACAAAAAAACGGGAGCTGAGCAAAACCACTCTGTTTACAAACTCTAGAAAACTCAAGAGAAACTTGAACACAATCTAAGaatgttatttgcattttttaatgactTTAGAACTCCTTAAACAAACCtcgaaaacacaaaaaaaattttttacttatacgATCTAGAAATGTTTCATGTATGTTTCAATGTTTCTTGAACCTAGGATCCTCACaggttcaaataattatttatttttgaaaccacTTTCtcacaaaaatgtaagaatttttttgcattgtcGGTCTAACAATGTTTACACATTTCTCAATGTTTCACGTATTTTTCCATGGAAATTctactttttctaaaaaaatgcgTACAGTCAGAGACATTTTCTTTGACCCCCCCTTCGGCCAAATGGAGGTGACAAACAAAATGTCCCTGGCTGTACCTATTGCCATTTTCTAGACTTGAAATACTTATCGTACGATATTATAACCAaacataacaaaaacattttttataattaattaaagtacgtagataaaataaaattcttcaaaaaaaagagGATTTTACCCAAAAATATCTTAAGTGatcttttttacaaataacCATTTCGTAATTCTAATGTATACAGATATCGGGTAAAATACAAGTCTTTATTTATCCTTATCAGTTATCTGTTTGAAGAAAATCCCAATTTTGTATGACGACAAGTTGACTCATTTCGCATAAGCAACTATATTCCGTAAACTTAAATCAACAAAAGCTTCTATCACTGATAATACATTCgttgtttattttcaacaaCATACCCGATGTAAAGTGTATGTAAGATagaaattaaaagtaaatataAAACTTTACGATACTAAAACCACATAAAGTACGAATATTACATCatcttttttctaatttttatcttttctcatCAGTCATCATCCATGAACAAAAATTAACGTTcatgcattaaattttgaaatataaatttagaTGCACAAAAAAGCACACCATTTCCACGAAACCTACAATCTCATTTTTAGatagataataaataaaccgaataacaaattaatttttcaccacAAAATTTTATAGTGGCTAATCActcgtaaaataattaaaaataatgcaaattaaaccaaaatcaaatacagggttattcactATGTAAAAAGTGCAACACGTTTTatatttggtcacgtgatcagttaatcacgcatttaattgccaattaaattaatgacccTTCTATAAACTGGTCATTAATAGTAACACTTTCAAGTAACTTAATGGCACATTGTTCCAATTTCATTGCTGATGTAAATtgtatcagaaaaaaatggctTAAGAgtaagtgaattttaattttctctatttattGCCAATAAGTAAGCTGTTGAAAAGCCATGATAGTTTGAGTGCCACATTTTAAAACGCCGTAAATACtctattaaatattcaaattattttgatgaCAAATTATACtgatctaatttttattttctcctaTGAAGTTATAAATTGAAGCATAAGCCATAAAGAtaagtgcattttatttattttatcaccTTTTCGAGAATAACGTTTATCGGGTAATGCTATgcgttttccaaaaattaatatcaatcactattgtaaaaatgtcacaaaataaaatcagaaCGTATGCTTTGTAATATGTATTttgtgaataaccctgtataattgAACCAATAAAGTATGTGtgtgtgatttaaaattttaatgtgttataATAACGCAACAAACCATATACAAAGCATTTTGATGTAAGCAGTACTAACTAcatacattaaaaaacaacactttactataaataaaaaaattgtacctaCCCTTTCTCGTATAATGATCTAAAATTTCTTTCAGCTCTTTCCAATCGACTTCTTCATCTTTTCccgcaatatttttaaatagctTAAAAATAGCATCGTTCTCCTTTTTTTCCTCCAGTGTTGGTTCAGGCTATAAGTATCATAAAAATCTATACCTTtacacaagaattaaaaatgtgtataTGTATGCACGCGAATTTATCGTATTtaggattaaaaaaatttgcaaataaaaaaatgtgttcccGTGTTTGTTACTTGCCTGGGCTTGCGTCTTAGTTTTCACTTTTCGGGAAACCTATTTAAAtacacattaaaataaaaataaaaaaaataaaaaatgatccaACGTTCTAAAGCAaacaaatttggaaaaaagcaCAACAAGTAGTTTAAAACTTACCACCGGCTCACTAACTAATCCTATTTGTTGGTCATTCtccctaaaaataaatacagatAGAATGATCGTCAAACAAAAGTTAAAGAGGAgaatgttaaataaaattcgtacaggttaaaataatacatacgGTGACAAGttcaacaatttatttttatataagtttaaataaatactattAACGCTGAAAACACGGctacataaaaaacaaaagcaCTCCATAAAAAATGCCAATGAgattaactttatttaaatattttcagattaCAACGACCAtaaattcttaattaattaatgatttaGCTGTTGCTTTTTCACGATTATTTGTAACCTAAGCATTAATTATGGTGTGTTGGATTCAttgtgcaaaaaaacaatatttacaacttgtaaaatttttaacagattcccctcaaaataaataaaagcacaAACAGTATTGTTATTTGCATCATTTAACAAAATGTTGCAAGTAACTTTTCAAAAGCAAGGGAAAACGTCTCAAAGCAAAAGAAAATGGAAACATAGTAAAAAAGGGTTAAGTGTACTTAATTCAAGacaaaatatgactttttattGTACGCTCTAGAGTGtcgactaaaataaattaaataactctataaaaatactttcttAGAATTGTTATTTCTTATTGTAGATCAAAATTCCATCCCCTGTTAGTATGTACTTATAACTATATTATGCCCGGTGTTTCAGTTTGATATTCGCTCTCTTgtaaagcttttatttttataaaaagggTAATAAAACACTTATAGACTGAATCAAAAGTTcgagtaacgcacaaaattcatatctttgttataggtcaggtcaggtcatattttatttaaaaattatcatatcaaaacatttcaaaatttctgacagcattgtttttttttaaacaacaataaaaagcaacaattatacaaaaaatgtttgttattttacaaaaagtgattgttataatttttcttaataattagAAGACAACACAACCTGAAACAGAGcatgacacaaaaaatatatacaaaagagcaccaaaaagataaaagaatttaaaaaatatgttgtttGTCAAAGATGGTTAAGCAGTTAtttgattcaaaaattttaatcaacggaaaatgccaaaaaaatttttttaattagcaaATGAGTTTCTAACGAATGTTTTGATTGTTATataggttttttttaactaaaacaaacttattttatttgtttattatttttgtgattgtttattattattagaccATATCATAATCTTCAAAATTTGAAGTGAATTatcaaataatgcaaaaattatatagagtaccatttgtaaaaaaaagtttattacaaATATCAATGTAAAGGTAAACTGATGAACTAATAAATAGATTTTGACAATccattcaataataataattaataataataataataataataataataataataattattattattcatagaTATACATACACATTTATTCACGTAAGACACCGCGCCTgagcaataaaaatttcttattattcttcttattactattactgtaaactaaactttaaaaaataaaaaaagttacaagGGGCCAAATACCAAACTGAATTAAGTTAATCACAACTTGCTTGGTCAATGAAAGAAGTTTTCCTTGATACGGTTGGCCACATTGCAcataaaaactgtttttttttctgaaaacttCTTTACAAACGtcgaattatttgaaatttaagtTTGCAACAAATAACGTGTGTAGAACATTCATTTCTAATCAAAACTTGCACATTAGTactaatacttttttttttgagaaagttGATCAGTCTGCCTATGAGAAAGAATTTTCTCCACAGCTGAAGATTGACAAACTTTCTcactaaaaaattctttaagatGATTAGAAAAAGTATAGTGTTAAACTCCTGAGAAAATGTCCAAATAGACAGAGAAAGGAACAGATTACACGAGTTTACAGTATATCTGTTAAATGCATTGGCAACTTAAAAATCAACTTTGTCTCAAATAAATGATCTCGCTTATTTTTcatcgtaggaaattttgaaaataacctACTGGTATACATTTAGAACGAACGACATTTTCAATTccagttaaaacaaaaaacagataaaataaGTTGACAATGCCTTTAAGTAATTATTGAAACCTTGTTTCAAAACTGCAAACAGATTTTTCTATCAGCTctaatttttgagatacagcCAAGTTAgtactagaaaaaaaagacgtaatttttaatttgaactgTTGCCTCAGCTCTTGCCTCAGCTATTGAATGACTGTTGGATGCTGATTTCTACCAGCtctagttttcgagatatacagggttgggcaaaagtatggaaccaaacggtttgtgcctaaactatgtactttacgaaaaaactaattagtacatcatcaactacattaaaaaagtgatcatttttctagaatttttttttgaaattccttagttttcgagttattatttttttaaagcaccttactacgacaatttttttggtaaaagattatgctttaaaaattacttctaattcaataatgttgtttttgaaccagtgattttttagaataaatttatttaagttaagCTCATTACGACAGTTTTCTGAATTTGACCGGAGTTGTATACATGGATGTTTTTATTCCAGTAATTTGATTCgtcaaatttttcacaaatatgAACATCCACGGATACAACCACTTCGGCCAAGTTCGAAAAACCTTCGTAATGAGCTCGAAAcgcaaatttattaatttatttttagaaaaccactggcttaaaaacaatattattgaaTGAGAAGTTATTTCTAGAGCATTGTCTTTTAccaaaacgcttggttccatacttttgcccaaCGCTGTAATAAGACTAATAAGTATGGTGTTAAAAGTCCTGAAAAACGTCTAAATAGAGAAATGGACAAATTCCTCACTTAAGAAAAATATAGTATGTTCCATTGAACTGACTATTAATATAAAGTTGCAAAAACAGGTGCGAAATGTTCGTAAATACGTTTTCTATAAACCGCCAAAAATATCGCCATTTGCTTCAAAATTGAAACTCCCAGAATAGTTTTACATCAAAGTGGCTCCTGGCGCCCTTGCAGAAACAAAATGCGACTAGCTGTTTGAAGGGAAACTCCCTTCATTGAACAAAGAAGCTGTGAACTTAACGAAACAGCTTATTGAAAAAGTTTGTAATCGGGTCTGAACCTCTAGACCCACGTGAACTTCTGTCAGGTTCTGAGGGATATTGCGGGTACTGAGGGTATGAGGGTGGATAGGGTTGGGGATTTTGCGGGTAGGGATATTGTCCGTATGAACTCTGAGGGTAGGGATAGGGATTATTAGGATATGGGCTTGCCGGCGGATAGGGAGTGGAGTATGGCTGTGGGGGTGGAGCGTCTGGATAGGGATGTGAAGGAGCGCTGGGGTAACTCGGATAGGGATTACGAGGTCGACGATTTTCTTCATCTTCGTCATCAACCTCATTATCCCTAACACTAGCAGGCAAACTATCGGAACAAGAACCGTCATACTCCATGTTGTTTTGATGTTCGGAGAAGACACGCAGAAGGAACTCTCCTTCCTCGTTGGGGTCAAATGTCGAAGGCACAATGCAGTAGGTACCACGAGGGAGCTTAAAGCGACAGCTTACTTCACGCAAGTTTATAAAACTGGGTGATCTAGCTACGGAAGCGTTGTATTTGAAGAAGTTGAGGTCGAGGGGTTTGGGAGCTCTATCAGGGTAGGGaagctaaaataaaaataaaacattacgGTTTACGACAACAAGAATGAAACATATAGCTTACATAATAAATTGCAAATCCAATAGTAAGTAAATCTGGTCCAACACTGCGACGCATTTGTCTGCGATTTTTCTGCATGAGGGCAACAATCAAGGTACACTTGTCGTCGTCATCGCCCTCATCGACTTCGTCCAAGGTAACGCGATATTGAGGGTTGTGAGAAAAGGTGTCTATAATTCATAAATTAAGCACCGGTTCACTTCTCAGTTAAGGTTAAACTAGAAAGCATAACTAACTCCACCTGCATTTTCGGAAAATGTAACTACTTGTTAAATTAACATGAGCTTATAACATGAAAAACAGTCCGCACATGTACTTTATAATCCGAGCAATGATAattaagttattatttttataaaatgttgaaACATACTTTTAACACGCTCACcctatacaggctgttccggcTAAACTCTACATTAGAAGTACCGGTAGTTTTAATAACGACAGTCGTCTGAAAATATGTATACAACAATAATCTTGTAGGTCctgtttaatgaaaatattttttatattttaaatagaaagctatatttttttattcgtttttgtAATACTAGAGTTaatttaaggtagttttcgtAATtctatttaagatttttttttgaatttgcacccCCCACtccaaaaatcgataactctgccatttccaaaaatttggaaatatttttcagctcatttgaaaaaagaagCCTAGGTCTTTCCTtcggtgttttcaaatttctaaaaaaaaataacaaaccccaaatgtttatagttaagttttcagaacttaAGTTTCAAGCACccaatttaattctgcatcgatctgtattagcattccctacatttatgtttaatacttttcaagttacaataactttttgttgggattaagaaatttattagccATTGGTCTTTTCTTATAGGTTTGAGCGCCTTTGAACGCTTTTGGTGCTTAAGGGTGTCCGCGACCAACGATTCCAGACGTTAACCATTTTAACAGCAAGTTTTCTCTCTTAGTACGCAACAGAATTTCAAGTGTTATACATAAAATTAAAGGTTTTTTATTCTACAGGCCGATGCGTTATCATATTTTGGAAAACATTAAACgcctttgcgaaaaaaaaattgcataattattgatattgtaaacaattttactcggttatttttaaagtgatcGATGtgtgttttcaaaatattcaaaagaatattttacaGGCCGATGCGttaaggttttttttttaaagtgtgaTTGTTAAAAAAGTCGCGTTATTCATCagtaaacttaaaaattcgTTTTAAGGTTTAGgtatttattgcaaaatattaatttttaactaatttaagaAACGCCATGTAAAAAAACgctgttgtttttaaattatcaatgAATACATTTTGTCTCTTTTGCCACTAAAAGCGTTGCTCGTGCCGCTTCTATGGAGGATCTTTTGATCGCTATCTGTCCTCGTCCGAACCCAAGTAAAGGACGGATTGCGGTcagttttattgttgtgttaTTACCATAATATTTTTCggttattttagaaaatcagTGGCTGAAACATATGAGCGAGAAAAGCAATTTTTCCgtacagaattttttttgaatttgaaaatcaCCTAaccatttttgtaaataactgCCTTGTAGaaatttatgattatttttacGCATAAGAATTTTCAACATATAACAACAAATGAGATAAAAtaatgcattatttttattattctaccTGTTACTTTCGCTTAGATTTTTTCAACGCggttgtttatttaatttttttcgaacatcCGGCTGCTTCTtgagtattattttttttatgtcactGGGCATTTGATTTCCACAAGTGTAGATTTATTTCCTAAAATTCGATCTGGAATTCGTTGGCAAATGCCAACGTCGCTTTTTCCTCTCAAAATTAATTCTTATAATTTATTCATTCACTTCAAAcaattaatagctaatgtaatttataatttcaatgagagataaatattttacaattttatacatcttatataaaaaaataactcggtaaaatacgacgttggcgtttttataattttgagaCAGCTAATAACTAACcgacaatgtcaaaaaataacttaaaaagtaTTGAAGTTAACTataagaaatattaaaatatttttcatttggtaAAATATTAGGCTTTCATTTGGAAAACTTGAGCTTAGCGTAATTGGAGTACTTTTAAAACTTGTAGTTTGTTCCGTTTTCATAATTTGAAGACGCCAAAGAAAAGATCTAAGCATCCTCTTTCAAAAGCCcaaattcaatttcaaaatatttaaaaatgataaaagcAAAAGTGCAACTCCTAAAAGGTGTAAACATCTCGAAAAAAGCTAGACTGAGTTATAGAAACAACTGATAAAGTCTGCTTTAAATTAAGACGAACAATCCAAAAATACaaagctttccatttaaaacaacaaaattgacACCGACTGAGTGCCGACATCTTGAACATATTATTATCAAACATAAGCagatgaattttattattgaaagtataaaaaatcacattacTCCTAATGTGAGATTTTCTCCTTTTTACTTTCTCGCATTTGAGACACCAACAAAATTTAGCCAAGTAGTGATAATGATACAACGTTTTCAATcaacaatttacaaaaactttatGGTATTACTAACTGGTGCAACAGTAAAATACGAAGAAAATAtgttttctaataataaacaagcTTTAAGTTTACTTACGATTACCGAAAAGGTAACATAAGGTAGGGTAAAAAAACACTCCTGTTATTTCGGTACCTGAGGCGAAAACAACCAAAGTCCAAAATGCTCAATGttcaaaactaatttaaaactaaaacaaaaattctcaTTTAGTAACCAATTTATGAGCGATTattttgttatgaaattttttgctgtAAGTAGGTTTAGCTGGTTAACAaagaaatatttgattttattcgttttaaaatcaataaaaggCACTGAAAAGACATTACTTCTGATATCttcttttaacaatttaaatatatttattaagtAAGAAGGTTAGTTGTCTTCCGAAAAATCTTCAGCATTTTGAACTATTGTCGCTCTAAGGTCCAGATTTAAGcgtaaaaagtaaaatgcaAGTGGAGCTATAGTTACGCCAGCTACTTTAACATCACTCACCTAAAAAGTTGCGACAACCGCCTGCAGTGACTCCCCTCACCCACTCCCCTTCAAACACCGACATGACCCACTTTTTATTAcgcccttccgtcaattcaTCCTCTGCCAGTGAATCTGGATTCAAATTACAGATTTCTATTCGATTGAAATGTTGCTGGAAATCTTTAAACGACATCCAGAATTCACCATCGGCATCAAAATTCAAACCCAGTTCTTCTTTATCCGAATCCGAAATGTAATGCCATTCGGGAGAACTAACAAAATGCGATTAAAActacgaaaaaattaaaaaaaaatgactcACTGATCACTCCAAGCCCCATTCCATTCTGATTCATTACCCCATGGATTTCTAAGTCTCAGTAAAGGTATTTTTCCAGAAACATTAGGGGTTGTTATGTTAACATATTGCACTTTTGTGATACTGTAGGCGTGACCTCGAATTAGACCTTCGGGGGTTTGAGCTTCAAGCACGTCAGGGTCAGGCtgtaataattaacaattgttaaaattaacaattaactaaagagtttaaaatttaatcaacaTTTCGAGGCGTGTCTGAATAATTTAAAGCACAACTAATTAATTACCTCAATGGAACAACCCATCAGAGACCACCGTTCGTAAgctttcgaaataattttgaacaaattcgGAGGAGCTGCGTCCAATTCGTACATTTCTGTAACACCACCAGTAAAATCTTCCATAGCTTCACAAGTTGAACCTCCTTTGAGTGCCTCATAAGACCCATGCAACCTAATtaccaataaattttaattttttttgatacgtAATTTTAGATTGTAAAATTACTTAGCATATGCTTTCTCTAATAAAGCGCTCCAAAATTCGTTGGCTTCAGTAGAGTGCAAAAACACCAATTCGCCTCTGTATGTAGGCAAACGATCATCAATAACAACATCAATCCAGCGTCCATACTGCCAGAATCTGGAAGCaatcacttaaaaaaacacacaaaaacaaTCCTCTAATCACCTGAAATGGAAAATCCCAGCATAATTCTCATCAAAACCTTGATCGTCTGGaacaatttggaaaaaaagccTGCGATAAAGTGTTAAATTAGCAACAGCTGCAAGTAGCCAACAATCGCCCAGTTCGCCTTGTTGCACATCAAAGCGTGAAAAACCCTCCACGAATAGTTGGGGATTGTCGACAATTTCCTGAAATATTCTTTTACTAAATTTATCTCACACAAGAAA of the Tribolium castaneum strain GA2 chromosome 1, icTriCast1.1, whole genome shotgun sequence genome contains:
- the LOC657371 gene encoding calpain-B isoform X6, with the translated sequence MFHPPVVPYQQYANAYPVIHYQQPPGAANGYGWHGNGYGWQLDPSAWRTPPMYPSLDQPVVAVEEPAIHAQKVEKVNAWDGPVIPYGEQGSGFQAKKGSQDFYELRDQCLQRGELFEDPEFPPTDSSLFYSHRPDRRFEWRRPGEIVDNPQLFVEGFSRFDVQQGELGDCWLLAAVANLTLYRRLFFQIVPDDQGFDENYAGIFHFRFWQYGRWIDVVIDDRLPTYRGELVFLHSTEANEFWSALLEKAYAKLHGSYEALKGGSTCEAMEDFTGGVTEMYELDAAPPNLFKIISKAYERWSLMGCSIEPDPDVLEAQTPEGLIRGHAYSITKVQYVNITTPNVSGKIPLLRLRNPWGNESEWNGAWSDHSPEWHYISDSDKEELGLNFDADGEFWMSFKDFQQHFNRIEICNLNPDSLAEDELTEGRNKKWVMSVFEGEWVRGVTAGGCRNFLDTFSHNPQYRVTLDEVDEGDDDDKCTLIVALMQKNRRQMRRSVGPDLLTIGFAIYYLPYPDRAPKPLDLNFFKYNASVARSPSFINLREVSCRFKLPRGTYCIVPSTFDPNEEGEFLLRVFSEHQNNMEENDQQIGLVSEPVVSRKVKTKTQAQPEPTLEEKKENDAIFKLFKNIAGKDEEVDWKELKEILDHYTRKEEPPVAKTLEGVRAAPEVTHPSSDQNNESNVFTAILSLLCGALCKDTPFADVLPQDIALNETPLETQNRGFSKDVCRSMIAMLDVDRTGKLNFEEFKRLWESIRHWKSIFKQHDVNESGTLTGFELRNALTSAGYSLNNHILNILMHRYGNKSNEIEFDDFIMCAVKLKIMIELFKQVASPDADAATFNLSDWIENTLYC
- the LOC657371 gene encoding calpain-A isoform X2, coding for MTKSKITLYTSPTQKLIIYIDPEKQGQEACLCKIVNSQNKFSPEEALQSIEPLPFSEVTSEEQLASFASSVSTVDEFIPPPQLIERPKQLTPQESNSEDYISSTETPENESSQQVNDNVDENETSAKMPSRGKTQKINFNLETPESSVLSLKPHNRRLSINSTHSKSGNRIEVDESFIESVACIIEANNLETRKEKLDELLNNISGVKVGELSKAKDEAKLGCWPSFKRKVAITPREPTPQRVASVPYFNRSFYRYSLKSRIEGLTFQPHRVYRYGEQGSGFQAKKGSQDFYELRDQCLQRGELFEDPEFPPTDSSLFYSHRPDRRFEWRRPGEIVDNPQLFVEGFSRFDVQQGELGDCWLLAAVANLTLYRRLFFQIVPDDQGFDENYAGIFHFRFWQYGRWIDVVIDDRLPTYRGELVFLHSTEANEFWSALLEKAYAKLHGSYEALKGGSTCEAMEDFTGGVTEMYELDAAPPNLFKIISKAYERWSLMGCSIEPDPDVLEAQTPEGLIRGHAYSITKVQYVNITTPNVSGKIPLLRLRNPWGNESEWNGAWSDHSPEWHYISDSDKEELGLNFDADGEFWMSFKDFQQHFNRIEICNLNPDSLAEDELTEGRNKKWVMSVFEGEWVRGVTAGGCRNFLDTFSHNPQYRVTLDEVDEGDDDDKCTLIVALMQKNRRQMRRSVGPDLLTIGFAIYYLPYPDRAPKPLDLNFFKYNASVARSPSFINLREVSCRFKLPRGTYCIVPSTFDPNEEGEFLLRVFSEHQNNMEENDQQIGLVSEPVVSRKVKTKTQAQPEPTLEEKKENDAIFKLFKNIAGKDEEVDWKELKEILDHYTRKEEPPVAKTLEGVRAAPEVTHPSSDQNNESNVFTAILSLLCGALCKDTPFADVLPQDIALNETPLETQNRGFSKDVCRSMIAMLDVDRTGKLNFEEFKRLWESIRHWKSIFKQHDVNESGTLTGFELRNALTSAGYSLNNHILNILMHRYGNKSNEIEFDDFIMCAVKLKIMIELFKQVASPDADAATFNLSDWIENTLYC
- the LOC657371 gene encoding calpain-B isoform X4, with amino-acid sequence MTKSKITLYTSPTQKLIIYIDPEKQGQEACLCKIVNSQNKFSPEEALQSIEPLPFSEVTSEEQLASFASSVSTVDEFIPPPQLIERPKQLTPQESNSEDYISSTETPENESSQQVNDNVDENETSAKMPSRGKTQKINFNLETPESSVLSLKPHNRRLSINSTHSKSGNRIEVDESFIESVACIIEANNLETRKEKLDELLNNISGVKVGELSKAKDEAKLGCWPSFKFSKKRKVAITPREPTPQRVASVPYFNRSFYRYSLKSRIEGLTFQPHRVYRYGEQGSGFQAKKGSQDFYELRDQCLQRGELFEDPEFPPTDSSLFYSHRPDRRFEWRRPGEIVDNPQLFVEGFSRFDVQQGELGDCWLLAAVANLTLYRRLFFQIVPDDQGFDENYAGIFHFRFWQYGRWIDVVIDDRLPTYRGELVFLHSTEANEFWSALLEKAYAKLHGSYEALKGGSTCEAMEDFTGGVTEMYELDAAPPNLFKIISKAYERWSLMGCSIEPDPDVLEAQTPEGLIRGHAYSITKVQYVNITTPNVSGKIPLLRLRNPWGNESEWNGAWSDHSPEWHYISDSDKEELGLNFDADGEFWMSFKDFQQHFNRIEICNLNPDSLAEDELTEGRNKKWVMSVFEGEWVRGVTAGGCRNFLDTFSHNPQYRVTLDEVDEGDDDDKCTLIVALMQKNRRQMRRSVGPDLLTIGFAIYYLPYPDRAPKPLDLNFFKYNASVARSPSFINLREVSCRFKLPRGTYCIVPSTFDPNEEGEFLLRVFSEHQNNMEENDQQIGLVSEPVVSRKVKTKTQAQPEPTLEEKKENDAIFKLFKNIAGKDEEVDWKELKEILDHYTRKETQNRGFSKDVCRSMIAMLDVDRTGKLNFEEFKRLWESIRHWKSIFKQHDVNESGTLTGFELRNALTSAGYSLNNHILNILMHRYGNKSNEIEFDDFIMCAVKLKIMIELFKQVASPDADAATFNLSDWIENTLYC